A stretch of the Lactuca sativa cultivar Salinas chromosome 9, Lsat_Salinas_v11, whole genome shotgun sequence genome encodes the following:
- the LOC111902132 gene encoding protein mago nashi homolog — MAEEENGAAGGGEFYLRYYVGHKGKFGHEFLEFEFRPDGKLRYANNSNYKNDTMIRKEVFLTPSVLKECRRIVSDSEIMKEDDNNWPEPDRVGRQELEIVMGNEHISFTTSKIGSLMDVQTSKDPEGLRIFYYLVQDLKCFVFSLISLHFKIKPI, encoded by the exons ATGGCGGAAGAAGAGAATGGGGCGGCCGGCGGCGGAGAGTTTTACCTGAGGTATTACGTAGGCCATAAGGGGAAGTTTGGCCACGAGTTCTTGGAGTTCGAGTTCCGACCAGATGGTAAACTCCGTTATGCCAATAACTCCAACTACAAGAACGATACTATGATCCGTAAAGAGGTGTTCCTCACGCCTTCAGTTCTCAAGGAATGTCGTCGTATCGTCTCCGATTCCGAG ATTATGAAGGAAGATGATAACAACTGGCCAGAACCAGATCGTGTAGGAAGGCAAGAACTGGAGATTGTGATGGGGAACGAGCACATCTCTTTCACTACTTCAAAGATTGGTTCACTCATGGATGTGCAAACCAGTAAGGACCCTGAAGGCCTTCGAATCTTCTATTATCTTGTTCAG GATttgaaatgttttgtgttttcaCTGATATCACTCCACTTCAAGATCAAGCCAATATAA